A region from the Drosophila mauritiana strain mau12 chromosome 2L, ASM438214v1, whole genome shotgun sequence genome encodes:
- the LOC117144368 gene encoding uncharacterized protein LOC117144368 encodes MPKPSKQDSISLKSSNSSVFLEEGQFENLEEEHEDCISLSSDLTRVQSVILDYKQFKAARTIQRYYHGWLVRENYRKLLKSAIIIQKWWRRFEAQRNLLYVAESALQSAVLAHYEKSATLIQTLYRGWWSRKHIFDLTMLKSVQIMLAKDLIHSLLKYLHATKNSEMLPGIYTIRDSSICLETLEELMATFGFRYYNAHACYKMKETLSMVAQSRKVFTSTSYFTDVPYPGFNDRGFCGPRQHSTMTMNAKDQEHYELIHIFLTGSRKMGMTTAKIEQKIANLAEENRLNMLIKRDNKKKSFIKRIYLDMKNWHYSNGDPILPISLFKNSEMPAVLESAKKTLESIFGELEPCVCPTNKEISYLLNYLNDS; translated from the exons atgCCAAAGCCCTCAAAACAGGACTCTATCTCGTT aaaatcCAGTAACTCATCAGTTTTTTTGGAAGAAGGCCAATTCGAAAATCTAGAGGAAGAGCATGAGGATTGCATAAGTTTATCCTCCGACTTAACAAG AGTACAAAGTGTTATTTTGGACTACAAGCAGTTCAAAGCGGCTCGCACAATTCAGCGTTATTATCACGGATGGCTAGTGCGAGAAAATTATCGAAAACTTCTGAAGTCTGCGataattattcaaaaatgGTGGCGCCGTTTCGAGGCTCAGAGAAATTTGCTTTATGTGGCCGAAAGCGCTCTGCAGTCGGCTGTTTTGGCCCATTACGAGAAGTCTGCTACCCTGATTCAGACGCTCTATCGCGGATGGTGGTCGCGAAAACATATCTTTGATCTTACCATGCTCAAGAGCGTGCAGATTATGTTGGCAAAGGACCTGATCCACTCCTTGCTCAAATACTTACACGCGACGAAAAATTCTGAAATGCTTCCAGGCATTTACACGATACGGGATTCGAG CATATGTCTGGAAACTTTGGAGGAATTGATGGCAACATTTGGCTTTCGATATTATAACGCTCATGCTTGCTACAAAATGAAGGAAACGTTGTCAATGGTGGCACAGAGCCGAAAGGTGTTTACGTCCACATCCTATTTCACGGATGTACCATATCCCGGCTTTAATGATCGAGGATTTTGTGGCCCTCGGCAGCATTCTACCATGACCATGAATGCCAAAGATCAAGAACATTATGAATTGATTCACATATTCCTGACCGGTAGTAGAAAAATGGGCATGACTACGGCTAAGATCGAACAGAAAATAGCCAACCTTGCAGAAGAAAATC GCTTAAATATGTTGATAAAGAGGGACAACAAGAAAAAGAGTTTTATTAAAAGGATTTATCTTGACATGAAGAACTGGCATTACTCAAATGGAGATCCAATTCTTCCCATCAGCTTGTTCAAAAATAGTGAGATGCCTGCGGTCCTGGAAAGTGCCAAGAAAACTCTGGAATCAATTTTTGGTGAACTGGAGCCATGTGTTTGCCCAACGAACAAAGAAATATCTTACCTTTTAAATTATCTTAATGATTCTTAA